The uncultured Desulfatiglans sp. DNA window TTTGTTTCGAGCGGATCTTCCTGTTTCTCGAAAGAAAGGCAACCGGAAGATGGTCCTGAGGCGTCTTTCATCCGGAAAGGATCCTTATCGCCTCGCCGGCCTGCTGCGTATCCATCGAGAGAGGCTCCAATCCAGAGATTCCCGGGCTGGATACCAGAACTTCGGAGGACTCGATGCCTCGGCCGGTCCCGGCGCTGTAGAAACCGGAGAAAGGAGCCGTTTTGCCGCGAATCGAACTGCGATCCCTGAATAATTTTGTCCTGAAAGACGTTTCGTTCACCATCGACGACGGCGAATTCATGATCCTCCTGGGAAGAAACGGTGCAGGAAAGAGTACGCTTCTCAATATCATCGCCGGTCTGATCGATTACGAAGGCACAGTCCTGTTCGACGGAAAAGCGGTCGACACCCTTCACTCCGAAGAGCGGAACGTCGGGTATCTTTTTCAGAATCTGGCTCTCTTCCCTCATATGGATGTAAAATCCAACATCGCTTACGGCCTGAGGATGCGCGGAACCTGCAAGAAAAGCAACCTCTCCGAAAAGGTGCACACCCTCCTTCAGATGGTCCATGTCGCTCATCTTGCCGATCGATACCCCCGCGACCTGAGCGGCGGTGAAAGGCAAAGAGTCGCTCTGGCCAGGGCGGTCGCGACCCGGCCGGACATCCTCCTCATGGACGAACCACTCGCCAGCATGGATCTGAGATCCGCCAAATACATGCGGACGGATTTCAAGCGCCTGCAGCGTGAACTCGGCTGCACCACGCTCTTCGTCACCCACAACCTGACCGAAGCCGCGGAGATGGCCGACCGTATCGCCTTGATCGAAAACGGCCGCCTGCTCCAGACAGGGACTCCCGAGGAGATCTTTTTCGCG harbors:
- a CDS encoding hypothetical protein (Evidence 5 : Unknown function), whose product is MVLRRLSSGKDPYRLAGLLRIHRERLQSRDSRAGYQNFGGLDASAGPGAVETGERSRFAANRTAIPE
- a CDS encoding putative molybdate ABC transporter, ATP-binding protein (Evidence 3 : Putative function from multiple computational evidences), with translation MPRIELRSLNNFVLKDVSFTIDDGEFMILLGRNGAGKSTLLNIIAGLIDYEGTVLFDGKAVDTLHSEERNVGYLFQNLALFPHMDVKSNIAYGLRMRGTCKKSNLSEKVHTLLQMVHVAHLADRYPRDLSGGERQRVALARAVATRPDILLMDEPLASMDLRSAKYMRTDFKRLQRELGCTTLFVTHNLTEAAEMADRIALIENGRLLQTGTPEEIFFAPADDRVRRFIGEPNILECQSSRIVENGLAIAYCGELPVFVPYEGGPIRKIVILPEHIYVSIEAPAGPHINRFKGVVRNLRRDGSTVRLALGVRGHTILAELPLNVCEMLHLARGSVVHMILKLRWIQTLND